acatttttatcCCAGGATAAGTTATCCTGAGATTAGTATTCCACCCCCAgggagggataacttatcccagtaCTAATTGTTAATcctaggataagttatcccagcCTTTGCAACCAAACAAGGGATTAAAGGCCACTTAAAAATTATCCCGGAATTAATTCCTCTTATccatcacaccaaacgaccccttagagaattatttgataaaTGAAGTACGGCATAACAAAGTATTTGATAAATAAAGTGCGTCTTATCCTTTTTAGGACTAGAGTTGGGCGTGATCACAGATTAACAAATAATCAAATTTGGATGATATCATACTTATTCTAACATCTCTTGTTTATTGCATTAAACAACTATAGCAGAAAAAATGGGCCCTTTACAGAAGCTACCTTAAAAAGGAAGTTAGTAATGCTCATCCTTCAGCAATTTATAGTACGATCTAATTTTGATAAGTATGACGGTAGTGAGTTGCTCAAGGCAAAAGAAGTAGAATTGTGAGCCCCTCACCAGTATAACTGCATGGCAATGGTTCAAACTACTTTTCCTCGGAAGATAATAAAGTCCCAACAATAAaattaagagaaaaaagaataaatagttTCTCTGTTCTATGAAGAAAAATCTTATGATATTCAGAGCAACCATATGCATGTCTAAATATGCCTTTCGTTATAAGGATGTGAACAAGTATATGCTATCACGTTTTTGGAGCACACCAGAAAAAacaatattgttggacataCCTCGAAGATACCATGCAACTGGTGAGTAGTGTAATTGTAGAGGAACAACGGTAACCCTGGTGTTATTGCCCTCACAGAATCTTTGTACCTTGGAGGTAGACCTGCAAAAGAGCGATTGTAGTTGAGACTTGAGAGGTGATAacaatgaatatatataattccATCACCGCCTATTTATCAATGACTTCACCTTTCTCTATAGTTTGCTCTATTTGCAAAAATAGAACTATATAAGGTTCAAGGAATTATCAAGTTAGGAATCTCGTTTCTTTTCTGTCTCTCACAAACATTCAAACTCTGATCGGCCGCAAATAGTAAAAATGTCAAAGCATGTAAAATGCATAAAGACTGTCAAATCAACGTTCCAGGTATTATGAAGTTAGgatctaaaaaaaaaacttccgCGCGAGTGATTCAAACTCTGATCAGACACCAATGgtaaaattgcataattcataaagacTGACAAGTAAAGAAAATGGCATGAGTTCTCTTAGATTGCATCTAATCGACTTTTTCCGCATGTTTGCATATGGAATAAAGAATGTGGTGTTACATCTTTATTTCAGAAATGCTGTTGATCAAGCAGGTTCAACATGCACTTAAGACGTTTATAACCAACTATATACAAGCCATAAATTCCACACTCTCATTACGCCAAATAAACAAGTCCACTTAGTTGAAAGATAATTAAAAGATGATAGAAAAAATTACCAAACAGCTGACGCTTTAAGTCTTCCTGCATCGTATCATTGTTGCAAACAAATATATACCCACCAAGAACCTCATTCCTAGGCAGTGTCTCAGCAGCAGGCAAAGTCTTAAACCTTTTGTCAACAGCATTATTCCCATTGATGCTCTCagtgttgttgttattgctgtAGTTGCAAGGTTCATTCGCGTGGTTGCTAATGAACTTGCTAAATGACATATTTCCCAAGCTGTTGACATTGGGTTTCGGACAAACAGAATTAATGTTGTAAATGCCATTCCTGAAGGAGCTCTTGGTCGTATTCTCAGTTATCTTAGTATCAAAATTTAACATGTTGAAGTTTAGGTTTTCCCACTTGTTATCTTCCTGCAAACCAAGATAATCCCTGGACCTACTTTCAGCTGAGCCTTTCGAAAGGTCAAGATTATTCCTCCGCTCACCTTTGGACCTTATCTGCTCAGTCAATTTAATAGCAGCCGTAGTCCATGTATGATCTTCCGATACTTTTGATTGTCCACGAATCTCATCCCCGAATTGCCAATAGCTGTTCATACTCTCCATGTTGCAGAATCGGAACGTAGCTATACACCTCCAAAATCTACATGACGTATGTTTTAGCAGAACGAAAAATCAAACGAAAAGCAATAATAAATGAGTCCATAAAATTTCAGGCTATATTCTAAAAATCATAGCAAAAGGAGTTAAAATCAAGCACGGCATAGTATAAGATACTCCCTCCATCCCAATTTATACCGGTATacatttttttgagtttgtCCCCAAAAAATGATGTACTTCCTCATTtagaaacaatttaactttaaactaCGCATTTTAAGAGTTATAGCCACACAAATGTCTATAGCTTATTTTAGATCACAAGTTCCAAATTTAGTCTTTCATAAATTCTGTGCTAGTCAAACACCGTCACATAAATAGTGACAGAACGAGAAACTTTGACTGAAAATACCACTTGAATTAAGAAGTTGGGAACAGTAAAGCTTGCTGAACATCACAAAATATGGCAAATAAAGTCAACGTACACCGCGCAAGCATCAAACGGGATTAAAGAGGAATCATAACAGAGAATACACAAACTTTAGGGTAATTGTGTTAATAACAGCTTTCTTTCTTAGGAGAAAActggaaaaccaaaaaaaataatcaagccCATACATAGTCAGGCAAAAAAGTTGAAGCAGTATGGATCCAATGAATCACAGATAAGATCACCAAATTGGAAATGCAGCTTAGTTTAAACTAACACAGAAGCAACAGAGGCATAGCTAGAAAGTTACCTGGCCAAACCACTAATTTAGTCCAAATCAAGCGTTTGTATCAAGTAAtacactaaatatatacaaaactaGAATACCGaactcataaatttcaaatactaGCTCCGCATCTTAAAGCATGTTATCGAAATTTGACTAGCAgatcaacaaaaaaatatatgtttagtgcaccggacttgCCCTTTTAATCATAATAACCCTAGCTTTTGAAATTCATAGCTAAAGCTTAAAAAGCTGCAAGCAAAAGAGAGAAATTCACCTTTTTCTCCAGAAGAGAAGCAAGAGCACTAGTTCCaggtattttgaaaaaaaacttTACACCTATTAATCTCAGCTGTCACGGAGGACAcacttattttattaaatattaaatgttagtaacttttttttatataaaatatttacattCTCTGACATTAGATTTTCAAACTTTTATCATGGTAAATCCACGCGCTTTTCATGAAGTGGTAGTCAGTTTCAGTTTCTTGATGATGAGAGTAGTATGCACGTGTCATCAGTACGAGTGGATATGGCTTTGTAAGTATGGTCAAACATCGGTGTCGTGCTGGCCATTTTGAACAGAAGATGTGCTAATTTATAGGGGCTGTCGGTCGAATAAGAAACATGGGCCACCGATTCCGTACTTGATTTGGGCCCGTTAAGCACTTCCTGACCCGACTGCAAAATATCACTTTTTCATCCTGTGTAATTTAAATTGTGACATATATGTGTTTGTTTGGAAAGCCACTAAGTAATTAAAATTGATGTAATTATTGAATCTCTATACGCTTAATGTTGCGGGTCTGGTTGTGCACCCATATCACTGGGATCTTTCTTTTTcctcttatatatttttttcaataggCTTCGCGGGTTTCTTAAATCTATTCCGTGTgaataaataattcaaaatacctCGATAACTTGTAGAACATGTTTGAGTCAAATAGCAATGATTCAAAACACTTTTTTTGCACTATGTTAAAAATTTAAGAACTCAATCGTATGAATATGTAAAATATAGGATTTTCAATCTTAgcagaaaaggaaaagaaactgATACTCAATTAGTCAATTTAAAGTTGGTAAATAGAATTTCATATTTGATCTCATAAATACATATAGAATTTGCAAGTTAGAGCAAATTGATACGGTTAGAAGAGTATATAAGTAAgacttttttaaataaatattatgtatTAGAACTTTTATAGGATGGAATCTATAGTTCAATTTCAATAcgaattatcattttttataaattttttagtaAATTAGTCTGCGACTAAtctatgaattttattttcttaaatttttactaatgattttttataattaatttttaaaaatattgacagataaataataaatattagttaATTTCAAGAATGTGGTAAATGCTAAAAGAAGTTGCTTATAGAAATATCTAAACGTccttattttaaaaaacaacGCTAACACCCTATTTATAGTAAGGGGCCTTTTCAATTGAATCTCCCACTTCATTTCGGACAGTCAAATAGAAAGACTCATTGTTATCTCTTCGTGCCTTCTTTGTTTTTCCTGTCAGATAGAAAGAAAATTCACCCCTACACACGAAATTCCACTCTCCTCTGTCTTACTCAAGTGAATTGGTTTTGAGAGCATTCCGCCAGTTTTTGGCGGCTTTCACTTTCAACCCGATTCACCGCTTACGTGCCCTTTACGCCTAGTCATTTCGTCCATCGATCGTAGCTAGTGATTGCCCGGATCGGTGTGTGATCACCAAAGGTGAAGTAACCCTTCATATGCTCTATTCGCCCATGCCGAATACCCCCGGTCGGTTCTGGAGGGTAAGGTCAGAAGCTGGTTTGGGAAATCGAGAGGCCTTCGCACTTGGACAGTACCAGACCCCTTGTGCCCTGGCCCTTGATCAGATAAAACTGTCTTTATGCTACTACTATCGTGATGTGAGCGGTTCAAATTGGTTGAATCTTTCTCAATCATCCTGGCCGTCGTTGGTGCATAACAGAGCTTTCCTACCGACGATCTTTTTCGGTGCATAAATGAGGTCTGAAAAGAGAGATATGTATAGACCATGTGAGTAGAGATGCAGCTCTGTGGACTGCTCGTCGGGCCTGATAGATGGTGGTATCATAATCACTTAGAGGAAAAAGAAGTGATCGAGCGATGACAACCAGGAGGTGGGGTTGGAAGTAACCATTCCTTGAAGAAAGCGTAATAGCTCACCGGTCTAGCAGTTTCTGACACAATGGAGCATCTTAGAGAAGATGAAATTGAGGATTTGTCATTGTCCCCTCTATCTATATCCAATATCAATGAGAATAGAAGCGAGTCGCTTCCGGCCTGTCACTTTTTGGTAGTCAAAGATAGAGTCAGGTTCCGAAGAAAGAGTAGATAGACGAAGACCAAACCGCATAAATACTActagaatagaaaaaaaaagattcacAGGCAGTGAAGGAAACCAAGGGAGATTGCCCCTAACCACACTCTAGAAGATATACAGAAAACCCCGTTGATATGCGGGGCATATACTCGGATTGTTTGGTAACAACCGATATCTTTTGAGCATGTTCAACTTCCAAAATTCCTAGAGTCCTACGCTACGGCAGTATCAATAGCTTAGGTTGACCCTCTTAATGAAGATCGATTTGGCAAAGGAGAAGTAGATCCATTCAAGTCCAAAGCAATGTGGAAAGTCTCAATTCAATGCTGCGGTTGATGACCGGAGCAATAGTCAAAGGCATTGGAGGGAAGCCGCTTGGGAGGTGGGAGGAGGCATGATAGCGAAGATCAATCTATCTCAATCTACAAAAAGCTCAACAAAGCGTAGAGACTTCGTTTTAAGGTGGCATTGTCCATGGAGAACCCATCCCACCAAGCTACTATGGTATCTCTTACTACAGATCGTGCCTCTCTCCGAGATTCACTCACTTTCAGACATACTCAAATTTCAATTTGCTATCTAGGAAGGAAAAGGAAAGATAGAAAACCTGCGCTTACGTATACTCACTCTTTTTCTCTTCTGAATTACCTTAATACGAACGAACTGAGAGTCCGATGAACAGACGAACCAAGCGAGCTCAATGAAAAAAACTTCCTATCAAAGTTAAGGAGTCAACCGAGCATCTCAGCGGTAGGATTAAATATCCGGATCAAATCAGAGTTTACGCCGTCCGTCTTGAATAAATAGGAGGCATGGGCCACATGTCGCACATAAGCCGCTGGGGAGTAAGAAAAAGCTACCTGGAAACAAAAGGTGCACCTTGAATTGAACTCGACGAATTGCGGTTAAGAGTGAAAAGAGTTAACCTCTAGTCTCAAGGTGAACAAATATAGCAACTGACAAGGAGTAGCTGTATAGGTACCAATTAGGGTGTGCGAGTTCCCCCGCATAGGCTCAAGTGGCGAAGGCCTTTTCCTTCGCGCTTGATAAGCGTTTCGTTGTAGCCAAGCTTACTGCTAGCCTATCGGCTAGAGCCATGCTTCGAATGCGACTGCTCGTCGCTTCTAGCCGCCTTATTTTGTCACTCGAGATCCAAGTCAGCACCGGTAAAGATCTCTTGATTCCCGCGGCCGGACCGGCTTGGAAGCAAGCTACCTCTTGCCTATCTTACCCCCTTTCTTTAACTGGGTGAGCCTTCGCTTTTTGGAGGTTTTCCACTTCGTTCAGTTACACTAGAGCTTTATACAACTCTACCTTGGTGATTTAACTAGAAAGAATTCGATTCAGATGGAAGATACTAGTCTCATCGATtactcaaaattcaattcatacATAGGAAAG
The sequence above is a segment of the Solanum dulcamara chromosome 11, daSolDulc1.2, whole genome shotgun sequence genome. Coding sequences within it:
- the LOC129874056 gene encoding B2 protein-like → MESMNSYWQFGDEIRGQSKVSEDHTWTTAAIKLTEQIRSKGERRNNLDLSKGSAESRSRDYLGLQEDNKWENLNFNMLNFDTKITENTTKSSFRNGIYNINSVCPKPNVNSLGNMSFSKFISNHANEPCNYSNNNNTESINGNNAVDKRFKTLPAAETLPRNEVLGGYIFVCNNDTMQEDLKRQLFGLPPRYKDSVRAITPGLPLFLYNYTTHQLHGIFEAASFGGSNIDPTAWEDKKCKGESRFPAQVRIRVRKLGKPLEEDAFRPVLHHYDGPKFRLELSVPETLDLLDLCEKASA